A region of Athene noctua chromosome 10, bAthNoc1.hap1.1, whole genome shotgun sequence DNA encodes the following proteins:
- the LOC141964071 gene encoding uncharacterized protein LOC141964071 yields the protein MNPGGCSVPERAGPGRVGPAALGALSSRHPLPGEPPRAPPGASAPSRHPVNGDPGVETFRGGPASPPPRSEVQPAAAASRGGQEKLREKKEKEGEKRRAAPLPACEPRGGPGRGLGAVPPRPPRPPGPPQVEGPAGRGERLPPAGASSLSPHPAEVGTPGPSLPPSPALCPQFARSPPARSAANKGEEKPHVAPSLPTKTPFVQDPREKLVRGGGGGVAHARLCPEKGYFGRSCCRREERGRSRRFDLFLRRPNFAGEGPSPERGAGLVSPGPGRSPPPPAAFPLRAAGLEPGRGLDFRGKKKKYLRLIKMLRALGENNPRDRNPHPP from the exons ATGAACCCGGGAGGTTGCAG TGTGCCTGagcgagcggggccgggccgggtggGACCCGCAGCCCTCGGGGCACTTTCCTCCAGACACCCCcttcccggggagcccccgcgggccccccccggggccagcGCTCCCTCCCGCCACCCGGTGAATGGAGACCCGGGGGTCGAGACCTTCCGGGGCGGCCCTGcatcgccccccccccgctccgaAGTGCAGCCCGCGGCGGCCGCAAGCAGGGGAGGGCAGGAAAAACTccgtgaaaagaaagaaaaagagggagagaagcgccgggccgccccgctgccggcctgcgagccccggggggggccggggagggggctgggggctgtaccgccccgacccccccgcccgccggggccgccgcagGTGGAGGGACCGGCCGGCCGGGGCGAGCGGCTCCCGCCCGCAG gAGCCTCCTCGCTATCCCCCCATCCCGCAGAGGTGGGAACCCCCGGTCCCAGCCTCCCGCCTTCACCTGCGCTTTGTCCGCAAttcgcccgcagccccccggctcGCTCGGCTGCGAATAAAGGGGAGGAAAAGCCTCACGTCGCCCCCAGCCTGCCCACAAAAACGCCTTTTGTGCAAGATCCCCGAGAAAAACTCGTGCGGGGGGGTGGTGGAGGTGTTGCACACGCACGGCTTTGTCCAGAAAAAg GTTATTTCGGGCGCAGCTGTTGCAGGAGGGAGGAAAGAGGCCGATCCCGCAGGTTTGATTTGTTTCTCCGCAGGCCAAACTTCGCTGGGGAGGGACCGAGCccggagcggggagcggggctcgtctcgcccggccccggccgctccccgccgcccccggctGCCTTTCCCCTGCGAGCCGCGGGGCTTGAACCAGGCCGGGGTTTAGACTtccgagggaaaaaaaaaaaatacttgcgTTTAATAAAGATGCTCCGTGCTCTGGGGGAGAACAATCCCCGCGACCGAAACCCGCACCCCCCTTAG